The Pyrus communis chromosome 2, drPyrComm1.1, whole genome shotgun sequence genome includes a window with the following:
- the LOC137727031 gene encoding uncharacterized protein has product MLDPNTNPHEHPFLFNSRADDHQIKSDTTTNYDSWHSVNYASRAPQKTTQKYGNHSMGGRINVDTTTASGDESDSPPLRKTTSRVKNYRSLSPTSQKQAIARGQTELMEMVKTMPESCYELSLKDLVEHKYRPMGGDEEEDRNQCRGQEEEYDDRSTENLVRKGNGDVNENEMKKNGERKKLVMRSGSIDSGGFLLKMVLPISLGGKKKNNKSVKEKGECLVVDANSNNMSAKVSPKPQGLDGSVKVVGVDNEWWKMKRFSVSERSESGVSSINSGSIKSSGSGSSSSSCSSRSNGRRKSSGCWSFILLKKNKRRD; this is encoded by the exons ATGCTTGATCCCAACACAAACCCACATGAACACCCATTCCTCTTCAACAGCCGCGCCGACGACCACCAAATTAAAAGTGACACAACAACAAACTACGATTCTTGGCATTCCGTAAATTACGCTTCCCGGGCTCCTCAGAAAACTACTCAAAAATATGGAAACCACAGCATGGGAGGCCGGATCAACGTCGATACTACTACTGCTTCCGGTGACGAGTCTGACTCGCCGCCGTTGCGGAAGACGACGAGCCGCGTGAAGAACTATCGGAGTCTGTCCCCGACTTCGCAAAAACAAGCGATCGCCAGAGGACAGACGGAGCTCATGGAGATGGTGAAGACCATGCCTGAGTCGTGCTACGAGCTTTCGCTGAAAGATCTCGTTGAGCATAAGTATAGGCCAATGGGTGGCGACGAAGAAGAAGATCGAAATCAATGTCGAGGTCAAGAGGAAGAATACGATGATAGAAGTACTGAGAATTTGGTAAGGAAGGGAAATGGAGACGTAAACGAAAacgaaatgaagaaaaatggtGAGAGGAAGAAACTGGTGATGAGGAGTGGGAGCATAGATAGTGGGGGGTTTCTTTTGAAGATGGTTTTGCCAATTTCTTTGGGGGGTAAGAAGAAGAATAATAAGAGCGTTAAGGAGAAGGGTGAGTGCTTGGTGGTGGATGCAAATAGCAATAATATGAGTGCAAAGGTGTCTCCAAAGCCTCAGGGGTTGGATGGATCTGTGAAGGTAGTGGGTGTGGATAATGAATGGTGGAAGATGAAGAGATTTTCTGTATCAGAAAGGAGTGAAAGTGGTGTTTCTAGTATCAATAGTGGAAGCATAAAAAGCAGTGGCAGCggtagcagcagcagcagctgtaGCAGCAGAAGCAACGGCAG GCGCAAGAGCAGTGGATGCTGGTCGTTCATCCTGCTCAAGAAGAACAAGAGGCGGGATTGA